The Spinacia oleracea cultivar Varoflay chromosome 2, BTI_SOV_V1, whole genome shotgun sequence DNA segment GTTTCCTATCTCTCTTGACTTCTTCAGTATCCAACTCTCGAACAGTCTGACTTTCCCCTTCGCTACTTGAATCAGACGCGTACAATCCATACTCACTAGTCGTTCCATCATACTCACTGCTAACATGTTCTCTGGTTGTGTTTATACTGTCAAATCCTGTTGAGTCATTACTTTTATATCCTCTTGAACCTCTACTCTTGTATTCACTGCCACTCTTTTCTGAAGCTGCATCATATCTTTGGACTATGCTTTGTCCAGGTGTTAATCCTTCGTTTAAATCAGATAGGGACATGTTCCCTTCAAGAGCTCGAACTATCTGCTCGTTTTCAATAGTTCGATCAAAAACTGCATCAGGAATAAATAAAGACAGAAAAGTGTAATTTAATTGAACTAGCAGTTTATTGTTAGATTCTGTCTGGATGGTTTCGTTCTTTCCATCTGAAAACGCTTTTCTAAACTTGTCTGAAACTCAACTTAGGGTAGGTAGCCCTTATCTAAAATTCTAAACTAATCTGAAACATAGTTTTTGCTGAAACTTATATCTTTTAAGGCGAGAAGAACAAAACCGTAGGATGATAACATATGATCAACTGACCAGTAAGATATGATCTGAAGAATATGCTTCAGATATTATCAAGGCAAAACAGATTGATGAATTATTCACTTTTGTTTTGATTAATGCAGTTGAGTTGAGTACCTGACTCATAAGTGGTCTATGACGTGATGACTTACGAACACATGTAGCAGCACAATTCACCATACGAGCCATCTCACTATGCTTGTAACTGAATTGCAAGCGTGGATCAACAAGGTGATTGAAGTTCTCATCCTTCATGGCAGTTACGAGTAAAGGTCTCGCCTGCAATAACCAACAGAATGCTAGTATATTAACTTAATTTTCTGAACAGATATATTCCAAGCTTTAGAAATCCTTCCATTCCTTGGAAACTGAATAAAATCATATGGTGTACAACTGTACATAGAGATGAGATGAATGATCGATCAATGTTTACCCATTCTACTACATTATAATCCTTTTTTGTTCTGTCAATTGGTCTACGTCCAGTTATCATCTCCAGAAGCATGACACCGAAGGAATAAACATCAGACTTTTCTGTCAGTCTCCCAGATGAAGCATACTCTGGAGCCAAGTATCTGCAAGCATGACACAAAAGCGAAAATTCAATGTAACGAGTGTATGCTAATTTTCagacttaggccctgttcttttggacTTTATTTCAGTTCAACCAAATAAAGCTCGTGTGGATAACATAAATAGAATAGAAAATGAAGAAGGGATCAGTTCATACCCCAAGGTTCCCATAACTCGTGTGGTTACATGTGTATCTTCTTCAGATGTAAGCTTTGCAAGTCCGAAATCTGCAACCTGCATAACACAAGCTTGGATTTTCATCAACATAATAAAAGTTTCCACCATATAATACAGACGTAAGAGTTGGGATGGAAGAAATGTGGTAACTGTTAAGAACAGATCCAAGCATAAAACCAAAATCAATAGAAATCCTTCTACAGATGTGAGCAGTCACCTTTGCTTGATAACTGTTGTCTAAGAGTATATTAGCAGCTTTAATATCACGATGGATTATTCTCGGTTGACCTACATCAGAGTGACCGTACCATGAATTAGGTTCATGTATTATTCACTAAAATTGGCTCCACCTCGGTTAAGAGTACTTACAGTCCTCATGCAGATATGCTAATCCTTTTGCAGTCCCGAGAGCTACTTTCATTCTCGTGGCCCAATCCATTGTAGGCTGCCCCTTACCTGCAGGCAACATGCATGTTCCTTCCATCAGATGGAAGCAGAGATGATctaaaataacaaaaatataaatataaaccaAGAAGTAGTACTAGTAATAGTAAACATGAACTAACCATGGAGATGGAATTCTAAAGTCTTATTAGTTACAAATTCATAGACAAGCAATCTTTGGGGACCAATGATGCAGTACCCAACCAAGGAAACAAGATGCCTATGATGAACTCGGCTAATAATTTCAACTTCTGCCTCAAATTCGCGCTCTCCTTGGCCACTATTACGTCTTAAAGACTTAACTGCAATTACTTTCCCATTCGGAAGAACTCCTTTGTGAACAAACCCAAATCCACCTTCTCCAAGAAGATTAGCTTGCGAGAAGCCATGTGTTGCAATTGCAAGTTCATTGTAAGTAAACATAGTCTGCGAAGAGGCATATGATAAAGCTGGAGATGGAGGTGGGATTAAGCTTTCATTAACTGATAGATAGGATTTCTCTGAGCTCAGATCAGCTGATGGTAACTGACTTGGAGAACGCCTAGATGGTTGTGGAGGCAATGGGTTGCTTCCGGTACTTTCCAATGAAGATTGTGAAGGCAGATGTGTTGGAGGACGACTTGGTGGCTGCTTCTGCTGCAATGGCGATGCAGCTGTAGGGGGAGGAGTATAAAGATCAACATGATGTTCAGCCCTTCTAGGTTGATTGTTCTGCTGCTGCCGTTGTTCAACATGCTGGTTACCTAACAAGCATTTCATCCATTTAGGCTTTTACAAATTAACAACAAAAGGAGTTACTAAATATGATATATAATGGAATGCAAACACCCACATCAATTTGTAAATCCACGAAAAATCATACACCAATTAGCCATAGTTTCTTGACACACGAAGAAATCATACACCAAAG contains these protein-coding regions:
- the LOC110775699 gene encoding proline-rich receptor-like protein kinase PERK1, whose protein sequence is MNLHILGTHISTTVIAIVATTVIVVLIIFIFLCVMCCRRKDGDRRKRTTNSISAENPPGPIRGNQHVEQRQQQNNQPRRAEHHVDLYTPPPTAASPLQQKQPPSRPPTHLPSQSSLESTGSNPLPPQPSRRSPSQLPSADLSSEKSYLSVNESLIPPPSPALSYASSQTMFTYNELAIATHGFSQANLLGEGGFGFVHKGVLPNGKVIAVKSLRRNSGQGEREFEAEVEIISRVHHRHLVSLVGYCIIGPQRLLVYEFVTNKTLEFHLHGKGQPTMDWATRMKVALGTAKGLAYLHEDCQPRIIHRDIKAANILLDNSYQAKVADFGLAKLTSEEDTHVTTRVMGTLGYLAPEYASSGRLTEKSDVYSFGVMLLEMITGRRPIDRTKKDYNVVEWARPLLVTAMKDENFNHLVDPRLQFSYKHSEMARMVNCAATCVRKSSRHRPLMSQIVRALEGNMSLSDLNEGLTPGQSIVQRYDAASEKSGSEYKSRGSRGYKSNDSTGFDSINTTREHVSSEYDGTTSEYGLYASDSSSEGESQTVRELDTEEVKRDRKRFEKRVV